One part of the Tachysurus fulvidraco isolate hzauxx_2018 chromosome 23, HZAU_PFXX_2.0, whole genome shotgun sequence genome encodes these proteins:
- the agap2 gene encoding arf-GAP with GTPase, ANK repeat and PH domain-containing protein 2 isoform X5, whose translation MSVSTCLPNLNLMEQTGVSQHKTTYLISLTLVKVETTEDHGMEKARQSVEGATSQAGEKKLSSNADSSNSDLKQQKQEEVTEPEPRKSTLLKTGQETLPSPRDHKALFTDGAQASDRQKSITSSTAENGGAREASGASQTSISKDAAEPTQPPATSDGVGRVNKRPVSLLKTHSGALSGRELREARDSIHASSKSLDRKDSRNRIQSPASPAPSTFRASWAVCEAKPNEENQKGGTRVKMSTEAVIAMRTQSPRAERLKSGSTSLPAPVTVVSKPQRKGKSRTLDNSDLNCLSEDLLKGKGGQMTSDIRTASFANSQEWTLNRSIPELRLGVLGSIRSGKSALVNRFITGSYLPHESPEGGRYKKEVLVDGQSYLLLIREESCLPNAQFSNWVDAVIMVFSLENEASFQDVYKNFSELGTHRNTADIPLIVVGTQDKISNTNVRVIEDKRVHQLCTDVRRSTYYETCATYGLNVERVFTEVCQKIVAGKKQASHLATCKSLPNSPSHSGASTPVSAPLLGQASNGGQSSDYSSSLPSTPVISHREIRGVAGEGGAQRNVPRRRTSLFTNRRGSDSERKTSGSRADAGDIKPVIIRQGTLWKRSERSLNKEWKKKLVTLTNNGILTYHSNVNEYRQNTHGKEMDLLRVTVKVPGKRLHRAAPPTGPAPATTLSPGVNGLAKDKPALEGGSSSILLTVDEAAGSVMSPQDEQKIKRCPSSVSNKALSLVESSIDGATSSSLGKDITPSSPMTDRKNKTRRKKSMNVKGDAAASQADAKRKMWKLKSFGSLRNINRTEEENADFIIISSTGQSWHFDTQNQEDRDAWVQAIESQILASLQLCESRNKTRRCSQSEAVALQAIRNAKGNDLCVDCDAPHPTWASLNLGALICIECSGIHRNLGTHLSRVRSLDLDDWPSELTKVLMAIGNHLANSIWEKCTQERQKPTPEATREQRESWIRAKYEQKLFVAPLPTQDESPGEVTSSQLLSAVTNKDLPSLLLLLAHSTKEQLNVPLQPQSPLHAACQFGDVVMTQLLVWYGSDVKAKNPQGQTALTLAQQAGSQECVDILRQHGCPNETSPTAPTAPTPILSRKNSITSLGRNNSRRRVT comes from the exons ATGTCTGTGTCTACCTGTCTACCCAACTTGAACCTCATGGAGCAAACTGGTGTATCACAGCATAAAACCACCTACCTCATCTCCCTAACCTTGGTAAAGGTGGAGACAACTGAGGATCATGGGATGGAAAAGGCCAGGCAAAGTGTGGAGGGGGCAACAAGTCAGGCTGGAGAAAAAAAGCTATCTTCAAATGCAGATTCGAGCAACAGTGATCTGAAACAACAGAAACAAGAGGAGGTCACTGAACCAGAACCAAGGAAAAGTACCCTGctcaaaacaggacaggaaacaCTTCCAAGCCCCAGAGACCATAAAGCACTTTTTACAGATGGTGCACAAGCCAGTGACAGGCAAAAATCAATAACCTCATCCACTGCAGAAAACGGTGGGGCAAGAGAAGCCTCAGGAGCATCTCAAACATCTATATCCAAGGATGCAGCAGAACCAACCCAACCCCCAGCCACAAGTGATGGCGTAGGACGTGTTAACAAGCGTCCCGTTTCCCTTCTAAAAACACACAGTGGTGCCCTTAGTGGCCGTGAATTAAGGGAGGCCAGAGACAGTATCCATGCTTCCTCTAAAAGCCTGGATCGGAAAGACAGCAGGAACAGGATTCAGTCCCCTGCAAGCCCTGCTCCAAGCACATTTAGAGCCTCCTGGGCTGTGTGTGAGGCCAAACCCAACGAAGAAAATCAGAAAGGAGGCACTAGGGTTAAAATGTCTACAGAAGCTGTGATTGCCATGCGGACCCAAAGCCCAAGAGCTGAGAGACTGAAGTCAGGGTCTACATCTCTTCCAGCTCCTGTCACTGTGGTCTCCAAACCCCAGCGCAAAGGGAAGAGTCGTACCCTGGACAACAGTGACCTGAACTGCCTGTCTGAGGACCTTCTGAAAGGAAAAGGTGGTCAAATGACATCAGACATCAGGACAG CTTCCTTTGCTAACAGTCAGGAATGGACCTTAAATCGCTCTATACCAGAGCTGAGACTG GGGGTGCTGGGTAGCATACGGAGTGGAAAGTCTGCCCTGGTAAACAGGTTTATCACAGGAAGCTATCTTCCTCATGAGTCACCTGAAG GTGGGAGATATAAGAAAGAGGTCTTGGTTGATGGGCAGAGTTACTTGTTATTGATCCGAGAGGAATCCTGCCTTCCAAATGCAcag TTCAGCAACTGGGTAGATGCAGTTATTATGGTGTTTAGCCTGGAAAATGAAGCCAGCTTCCAAGATGTGTACAAGAACTTCAGTGAACTGGGAACCCATCGCAACACTGCAGACATCCCTCTTATAGTAGTAGGGACACAAG ATAAGATTAGCAACACAAATGTCCGTGTCATTGAGGATAAGCGGGTACATCAGCTTTGTACAGATGTGCGACGTTCTACGTACTATGAGACCTGTGCCACCTATGGACTGAATGTGGAGAGAGTCTTCACTGAAG TGTGCCAGAAGATAGTAGCAGGTAAGAAGCAAGCCAGCCATCTAGCAACCTGCAAGTCCCTACCCAACTCCCCCAGCCACTCTGGAGCCTCTACACCTGTGTCTGCTCCATTACTGGGACAG GCCAGTAATGGGGGCCAGAGTAGTGATTATTCCTCCTCTTTGCCCTCCACCCCTGTTATAAGTCACAGAGAAATACGGGGAGTGGCAGGAGAGGGAGGCGCTCAGCGAAATGTACCACGACGCCGGACCTCCTTGTTCACG AACCGTCGTGGGAGCGATAGTGAAAGGAAGACTTCGGGGAGCAGAGCTGATGCGGGAGACATCAAACCGGTTATTATCAGACAG GGCACATTATGGAAGCGCAGTGAACGTTCTCTGAACAAGGAGTGGAAGAAGAAGCTTGTCACACTTACCAACAATGGCATTCTCACATATCATTCAAACGTCAAT GAATACAGGCAGAACACCCACGGTAAGGAGATGGACCTGCTACGTGTTACTGTCAAAGTACCAGGAAAGCGTCTGCACAGGGCAGCACCCCCAACTGGCCCTGCTCCTGCTACTACTCTTTCCCCTGGAGTCAATGGTCTTGCAAAAGACAAACCAGCACTTGAAGGAGGAAGCTCAT CAATTCTTCTGACTGTTGATGAGGCAGCTGGCTCTGTAATGTCACCTCAAGATGAACAAAAAATCAAACGTTGTCCTTCATCTGTGTCCAATAAGGCATTAAGCCTGG TAGAATCAAGCATTGACGGGGCTACAAGCTCTTCTCTGGGAAAAGACATCACACCATCATCCCCCATGACCGACAGAAAGAACAAGACTAGGAGGAAGAAAAGTATGAATGTCAAAGGAGATGCTGCAGCCAGCCAGGCTGATG CCAAGCGCAAAATGTGGAAATTGAAAAGCTTTGGTAGCTTGCGAAACATTAACAGAACAG AGGAGGAGAATGCAGACTTTATCATCATATCAAGCACAGGACAGAGCTGGCACTTTGACACCCAGAATCAGGAGGACAGGGATGCCTGGGTGCAAGCCATTGAGAGCCAAATCCTGGCTTCTCTGCAACTGTGTGAAAGCAGAAATAAG ACTCGGAGATGTAGCCAGAGTGAAGCTGTGGCACTACAAGCCATTCGCAATGCCAAAGGAAATGATCTGTGTGTGGACTGTGATGCACCac ATCCCACCTGGGCTAGTCTAAATTTGGGAGCACTGATTTGTATTGAGTGCTCAGGAATTCACAGGAACCTTGGGACACACTTGTCCCGAGTCCGCTCCTTGGACCTGGATGACTGGCCTAGTGAGCTCACCAAGGTGCTAATGGCAATAGGCAACCACTTGGCCAACAGCATTTGGGAAAAATGTACACAAGAGCGCCAAAAGCCAACGCCTGAAGCAACAAG AGAGCAGAGGGAGTCTTGGATCCGGGCTAAATATGAGCAGAAGTTGTTTGTGGCACCCTTGCCAACTCAGGACGAGAGCCCAGGTGAGGTGACATCATCGCAGCTCCTCAGTGCTGTCACCAACAAAGATCTTCCCAGTCTCCTGCTGCTCTTGGCCCACAGCACCAAGGAGCAGCTTAATGTTCCACTGCAGCCTCAGAGCCCCTTACATGCAGCCTGCCAGTTTGGAGATGTGGTCATGACTCAGCTCCTAGTTTGG taTGGTAGTGACGTGAAAGCAAAGAATCCTCAAGGCCAAACAGCTTTAACGCTAGCACAACAGGCTGGGAGCCAAGAGTGTGTGGATATCCTTCGCCAACATGGCTGCCCCAATGAAACCTCACCCACTGCACCTACTGCACCTACTCCGATTCTCTCCCGCAAAAATAGCATCACAAGTCTCGGACGTAACAATTCCAGGAGAAGGGTCACATAA
- the agap2 gene encoding arf-GAP with GTPase, ANK repeat and PH domain-containing protein 2 isoform X3, which translates to MSVSTCLPNLNLMEQTGVSQHKTTYLISLTLVKVETTEDHGMEKARQSVEGATSQAGEKKLSSNADSSNSDLKQQKQEEVTEPEPRKSTLLKTGQETLPSPRDHKALFTDGAQASDRQKSITSSTAENGGAREASGASQTSISKDAAEPTQPPATSDGVGRVNKRPVSLLKTHSGALSGRELREARDSIHASSKSLDRKDSRNRIQSPASPAPSTFRASWAVCEAKPNEENQKGGTRVKMSTEAVIAMRTQSPRAERLKSGSTSLPAPVTVVSKPQRKGKSRTLDNSDLNCLSEDLLKGKGGQMTSDIRTGQLQGTSTRDRKMFRFISGIFTKSTQVPSSAGMVPQVPSSSQRETSEDEASFANSQEWTLNRSIPELRLGVLGSIRSGKSALVNRFITGSYLPHESPEGGRYKKEVLVDGQSYLLLIREESCLPNAQFSNWVDAVIMVFSLENEASFQDVYKNFSELGTHRNTADIPLIVVGTQDKISNTNVRVIEDKRVHQLCTDVRRSTYYETCATYGLNVERVFTEVCQKIVAGKKQASHLATCKSLPNSPSHSGASTPVSAPLLGQASNGGQSSDYSSSLPSTPVISHREIRGVAGEGGAQRNVPRRRTSLFTNRRGSDSERKTSGSRADAGDIKPVIIRQGTLWKRSERSLNKEWKKKLVTLTNNGILTYHSNVNEYRQNTHGKEMDLLRVTVKVPGKRLHRAAPPTGPAPATTLSPGVNGLAKDKPALEGGSSSILLTVDEAAGSVMSPQDEQKIKRCPSSVSNKALSLVESSIDGATSSSLGKDITPSSPMTDRKNKTRRKKSMNVKGDAAASQADEEENADFIIISSTGQSWHFDTQNQEDRDAWVQAIESQILASLQLCESRNKTRRCSQSEAVALQAIRNAKGNDLCVDCDAPHPTWASLNLGALICIECSGIHRNLGTHLSRVRSLDLDDWPSELTKVLMAIGNHLANSIWEKCTQERQKPTPEATREQRESWIRAKYEQKLFVAPLPTQDESPGEVTSSQLLSAVTNKDLPSLLLLLAHSTKEQLNVPLQPQSPLHAACQFGDVVMTQLLVWYGSDVKAKNPQGQTALTLAQQAGSQECVDILRQHGCPNETSPTAPTAPTPILSRKNSITSLGRNNSRRRVT; encoded by the exons ATGTCTGTGTCTACCTGTCTACCCAACTTGAACCTCATGGAGCAAACTGGTGTATCACAGCATAAAACCACCTACCTCATCTCCCTAACCTTGGTAAAGGTGGAGACAACTGAGGATCATGGGATGGAAAAGGCCAGGCAAAGTGTGGAGGGGGCAACAAGTCAGGCTGGAGAAAAAAAGCTATCTTCAAATGCAGATTCGAGCAACAGTGATCTGAAACAACAGAAACAAGAGGAGGTCACTGAACCAGAACCAAGGAAAAGTACCCTGctcaaaacaggacaggaaacaCTTCCAAGCCCCAGAGACCATAAAGCACTTTTTACAGATGGTGCACAAGCCAGTGACAGGCAAAAATCAATAACCTCATCCACTGCAGAAAACGGTGGGGCAAGAGAAGCCTCAGGAGCATCTCAAACATCTATATCCAAGGATGCAGCAGAACCAACCCAACCCCCAGCCACAAGTGATGGCGTAGGACGTGTTAACAAGCGTCCCGTTTCCCTTCTAAAAACACACAGTGGTGCCCTTAGTGGCCGTGAATTAAGGGAGGCCAGAGACAGTATCCATGCTTCCTCTAAAAGCCTGGATCGGAAAGACAGCAGGAACAGGATTCAGTCCCCTGCAAGCCCTGCTCCAAGCACATTTAGAGCCTCCTGGGCTGTGTGTGAGGCCAAACCCAACGAAGAAAATCAGAAAGGAGGCACTAGGGTTAAAATGTCTACAGAAGCTGTGATTGCCATGCGGACCCAAAGCCCAAGAGCTGAGAGACTGAAGTCAGGGTCTACATCTCTTCCAGCTCCTGTCACTGTGGTCTCCAAACCCCAGCGCAAAGGGAAGAGTCGTACCCTGGACAACAGTGACCTGAACTGCCTGTCTGAGGACCTTCTGAAAGGAAAAGGTGGTCAAATGACATCAGACATCAGGACAGGTCAGTTGCAGGGGACCTCAACTCGTGACCGCAAAATGTTCAGATTTATTAGTGGCATTTTTACCAAGAGCACTCAAGTCCCATCCAGCGCTGGTATGGTACCCCAGGTTCCTAGCTCCTCACAGAGAGAGACCAGTGAGGATGAAG CTTCCTTTGCTAACAGTCAGGAATGGACCTTAAATCGCTCTATACCAGAGCTGAGACTG GGGGTGCTGGGTAGCATACGGAGTGGAAAGTCTGCCCTGGTAAACAGGTTTATCACAGGAAGCTATCTTCCTCATGAGTCACCTGAAG GTGGGAGATATAAGAAAGAGGTCTTGGTTGATGGGCAGAGTTACTTGTTATTGATCCGAGAGGAATCCTGCCTTCCAAATGCAcag TTCAGCAACTGGGTAGATGCAGTTATTATGGTGTTTAGCCTGGAAAATGAAGCCAGCTTCCAAGATGTGTACAAGAACTTCAGTGAACTGGGAACCCATCGCAACACTGCAGACATCCCTCTTATAGTAGTAGGGACACAAG ATAAGATTAGCAACACAAATGTCCGTGTCATTGAGGATAAGCGGGTACATCAGCTTTGTACAGATGTGCGACGTTCTACGTACTATGAGACCTGTGCCACCTATGGACTGAATGTGGAGAGAGTCTTCACTGAAG TGTGCCAGAAGATAGTAGCAGGTAAGAAGCAAGCCAGCCATCTAGCAACCTGCAAGTCCCTACCCAACTCCCCCAGCCACTCTGGAGCCTCTACACCTGTGTCTGCTCCATTACTGGGACAG GCCAGTAATGGGGGCCAGAGTAGTGATTATTCCTCCTCTTTGCCCTCCACCCCTGTTATAAGTCACAGAGAAATACGGGGAGTGGCAGGAGAGGGAGGCGCTCAGCGAAATGTACCACGACGCCGGACCTCCTTGTTCACG AACCGTCGTGGGAGCGATAGTGAAAGGAAGACTTCGGGGAGCAGAGCTGATGCGGGAGACATCAAACCGGTTATTATCAGACAG GGCACATTATGGAAGCGCAGTGAACGTTCTCTGAACAAGGAGTGGAAGAAGAAGCTTGTCACACTTACCAACAATGGCATTCTCACATATCATTCAAACGTCAAT GAATACAGGCAGAACACCCACGGTAAGGAGATGGACCTGCTACGTGTTACTGTCAAAGTACCAGGAAAGCGTCTGCACAGGGCAGCACCCCCAACTGGCCCTGCTCCTGCTACTACTCTTTCCCCTGGAGTCAATGGTCTTGCAAAAGACAAACCAGCACTTGAAGGAGGAAGCTCAT CAATTCTTCTGACTGTTGATGAGGCAGCTGGCTCTGTAATGTCACCTCAAGATGAACAAAAAATCAAACGTTGTCCTTCATCTGTGTCCAATAAGGCATTAAGCCTGG TAGAATCAAGCATTGACGGGGCTACAAGCTCTTCTCTGGGAAAAGACATCACACCATCATCCCCCATGACCGACAGAAAGAACAAGACTAGGAGGAAGAAAAGTATGAATGTCAAAGGAGATGCTGCAGCCAGCCAGGCTGATG AGGAGGAGAATGCAGACTTTATCATCATATCAAGCACAGGACAGAGCTGGCACTTTGACACCCAGAATCAGGAGGACAGGGATGCCTGGGTGCAAGCCATTGAGAGCCAAATCCTGGCTTCTCTGCAACTGTGTGAAAGCAGAAATAAG ACTCGGAGATGTAGCCAGAGTGAAGCTGTGGCACTACAAGCCATTCGCAATGCCAAAGGAAATGATCTGTGTGTGGACTGTGATGCACCac ATCCCACCTGGGCTAGTCTAAATTTGGGAGCACTGATTTGTATTGAGTGCTCAGGAATTCACAGGAACCTTGGGACACACTTGTCCCGAGTCCGCTCCTTGGACCTGGATGACTGGCCTAGTGAGCTCACCAAGGTGCTAATGGCAATAGGCAACCACTTGGCCAACAGCATTTGGGAAAAATGTACACAAGAGCGCCAAAAGCCAACGCCTGAAGCAACAAG AGAGCAGAGGGAGTCTTGGATCCGGGCTAAATATGAGCAGAAGTTGTTTGTGGCACCCTTGCCAACTCAGGACGAGAGCCCAGGTGAGGTGACATCATCGCAGCTCCTCAGTGCTGTCACCAACAAAGATCTTCCCAGTCTCCTGCTGCTCTTGGCCCACAGCACCAAGGAGCAGCTTAATGTTCCACTGCAGCCTCAGAGCCCCTTACATGCAGCCTGCCAGTTTGGAGATGTGGTCATGACTCAGCTCCTAGTTTGG taTGGTAGTGACGTGAAAGCAAAGAATCCTCAAGGCCAAACAGCTTTAACGCTAGCACAACAGGCTGGGAGCCAAGAGTGTGTGGATATCCTTCGCCAACATGGCTGCCCCAATGAAACCTCACCCACTGCACCTACTGCACCTACTCCGATTCTCTCCCGCAAAAATAGCATCACAAGTCTCGGACGTAACAATTCCAGGAGAAGGGTCACATAA
- the agap2 gene encoding arf-GAP with GTPase, ANK repeat and PH domain-containing protein 2 isoform X6 has product MSVSTCLPNLNLMEQTGVSQHKTTYLISLTLVKVETTEDHGMEKARQSVEGATSQAGEKKLSSNADSSNSDLKQQKQEEVTEPEPRKSTLLKTGQETLPSPRDHKALFTDGAQASDRQKSITSSTAENGGAREASGASQTSISKDAAEPTQPPATSDGVGRVNKRPVSLLKTHSGALSGRELREARDSIHASSKSLDRKDSRNRIQSPASPAPSTFRASWAVCEAKPNEENQKGGTRVKMSTEAVIAMRTQSPRAERLKSGSTSLPAPVTVVSKPQRKGKSRTLDNSDLNCLSEDLLKGKGGQMTSDIRTASFANSQEWTLNRSIPELRLGVLGSIRSGKSALVNRFITGSYLPHESPEGGRYKKEVLVDGQSYLLLIREESCLPNAQFSNWVDAVIMVFSLENEASFQDVYKNFSELGTHRNTADIPLIVVGTQDKISNTNVRVIEDKRVHQLCTDVRRSTYYETCATYGLNVERVFTEVCQKIVAGKKQASHLATCKSLPNSPSHSGASTPVSAPLLGQNRRGSDSERKTSGSRADAGDIKPVIIRQGTLWKRSERSLNKEWKKKLVTLTNNGILTYHSNVNEYRQNTHGKEMDLLRVTVKVPGKRLHRAAPPTGPAPATTLSPGVNGLAKDKPALEGGSSSILLTVDEAAGSVMSPQDEQKIKRCPSSVSNKALSLVESSIDGATSSSLGKDITPSSPMTDRKNKTRRKKSMNVKGDAAASQADAKRKMWKLKSFGSLRNINRTEEENADFIIISSTGQSWHFDTQNQEDRDAWVQAIESQILASLQLCESRNKTRRCSQSEAVALQAIRNAKGNDLCVDCDAPHPTWASLNLGALICIECSGIHRNLGTHLSRVRSLDLDDWPSELTKVLMAIGNHLANSIWEKCTQERQKPTPEATREQRESWIRAKYEQKLFVAPLPTQDESPGEVTSSQLLSAVTNKDLPSLLLLLAHSTKEQLNVPLQPQSPLHAACQFGDVVMTQLLVWYGSDVKAKNPQGQTALTLAQQAGSQECVDILRQHGCPNETSPTAPTAPTPILSRKNSITSLGRNNSRRRVT; this is encoded by the exons ATGTCTGTGTCTACCTGTCTACCCAACTTGAACCTCATGGAGCAAACTGGTGTATCACAGCATAAAACCACCTACCTCATCTCCCTAACCTTGGTAAAGGTGGAGACAACTGAGGATCATGGGATGGAAAAGGCCAGGCAAAGTGTGGAGGGGGCAACAAGTCAGGCTGGAGAAAAAAAGCTATCTTCAAATGCAGATTCGAGCAACAGTGATCTGAAACAACAGAAACAAGAGGAGGTCACTGAACCAGAACCAAGGAAAAGTACCCTGctcaaaacaggacaggaaacaCTTCCAAGCCCCAGAGACCATAAAGCACTTTTTACAGATGGTGCACAAGCCAGTGACAGGCAAAAATCAATAACCTCATCCACTGCAGAAAACGGTGGGGCAAGAGAAGCCTCAGGAGCATCTCAAACATCTATATCCAAGGATGCAGCAGAACCAACCCAACCCCCAGCCACAAGTGATGGCGTAGGACGTGTTAACAAGCGTCCCGTTTCCCTTCTAAAAACACACAGTGGTGCCCTTAGTGGCCGTGAATTAAGGGAGGCCAGAGACAGTATCCATGCTTCCTCTAAAAGCCTGGATCGGAAAGACAGCAGGAACAGGATTCAGTCCCCTGCAAGCCCTGCTCCAAGCACATTTAGAGCCTCCTGGGCTGTGTGTGAGGCCAAACCCAACGAAGAAAATCAGAAAGGAGGCACTAGGGTTAAAATGTCTACAGAAGCTGTGATTGCCATGCGGACCCAAAGCCCAAGAGCTGAGAGACTGAAGTCAGGGTCTACATCTCTTCCAGCTCCTGTCACTGTGGTCTCCAAACCCCAGCGCAAAGGGAAGAGTCGTACCCTGGACAACAGTGACCTGAACTGCCTGTCTGAGGACCTTCTGAAAGGAAAAGGTGGTCAAATGACATCAGACATCAGGACAG CTTCCTTTGCTAACAGTCAGGAATGGACCTTAAATCGCTCTATACCAGAGCTGAGACTG GGGGTGCTGGGTAGCATACGGAGTGGAAAGTCTGCCCTGGTAAACAGGTTTATCACAGGAAGCTATCTTCCTCATGAGTCACCTGAAG GTGGGAGATATAAGAAAGAGGTCTTGGTTGATGGGCAGAGTTACTTGTTATTGATCCGAGAGGAATCCTGCCTTCCAAATGCAcag TTCAGCAACTGGGTAGATGCAGTTATTATGGTGTTTAGCCTGGAAAATGAAGCCAGCTTCCAAGATGTGTACAAGAACTTCAGTGAACTGGGAACCCATCGCAACACTGCAGACATCCCTCTTATAGTAGTAGGGACACAAG ATAAGATTAGCAACACAAATGTCCGTGTCATTGAGGATAAGCGGGTACATCAGCTTTGTACAGATGTGCGACGTTCTACGTACTATGAGACCTGTGCCACCTATGGACTGAATGTGGAGAGAGTCTTCACTGAAG TGTGCCAGAAGATAGTAGCAGGTAAGAAGCAAGCCAGCCATCTAGCAACCTGCAAGTCCCTACCCAACTCCCCCAGCCACTCTGGAGCCTCTACACCTGTGTCTGCTCCATTACTGGGACAG AACCGTCGTGGGAGCGATAGTGAAAGGAAGACTTCGGGGAGCAGAGCTGATGCGGGAGACATCAAACCGGTTATTATCAGACAG GGCACATTATGGAAGCGCAGTGAACGTTCTCTGAACAAGGAGTGGAAGAAGAAGCTTGTCACACTTACCAACAATGGCATTCTCACATATCATTCAAACGTCAAT GAATACAGGCAGAACACCCACGGTAAGGAGATGGACCTGCTACGTGTTACTGTCAAAGTACCAGGAAAGCGTCTGCACAGGGCAGCACCCCCAACTGGCCCTGCTCCTGCTACTACTCTTTCCCCTGGAGTCAATGGTCTTGCAAAAGACAAACCAGCACTTGAAGGAGGAAGCTCAT CAATTCTTCTGACTGTTGATGAGGCAGCTGGCTCTGTAATGTCACCTCAAGATGAACAAAAAATCAAACGTTGTCCTTCATCTGTGTCCAATAAGGCATTAAGCCTGG TAGAATCAAGCATTGACGGGGCTACAAGCTCTTCTCTGGGAAAAGACATCACACCATCATCCCCCATGACCGACAGAAAGAACAAGACTAGGAGGAAGAAAAGTATGAATGTCAAAGGAGATGCTGCAGCCAGCCAGGCTGATG CCAAGCGCAAAATGTGGAAATTGAAAAGCTTTGGTAGCTTGCGAAACATTAACAGAACAG AGGAGGAGAATGCAGACTTTATCATCATATCAAGCACAGGACAGAGCTGGCACTTTGACACCCAGAATCAGGAGGACAGGGATGCCTGGGTGCAAGCCATTGAGAGCCAAATCCTGGCTTCTCTGCAACTGTGTGAAAGCAGAAATAAG ACTCGGAGATGTAGCCAGAGTGAAGCTGTGGCACTACAAGCCATTCGCAATGCCAAAGGAAATGATCTGTGTGTGGACTGTGATGCACCac ATCCCACCTGGGCTAGTCTAAATTTGGGAGCACTGATTTGTATTGAGTGCTCAGGAATTCACAGGAACCTTGGGACACACTTGTCCCGAGTCCGCTCCTTGGACCTGGATGACTGGCCTAGTGAGCTCACCAAGGTGCTAATGGCAATAGGCAACCACTTGGCCAACAGCATTTGGGAAAAATGTACACAAGAGCGCCAAAAGCCAACGCCTGAAGCAACAAG AGAGCAGAGGGAGTCTTGGATCCGGGCTAAATATGAGCAGAAGTTGTTTGTGGCACCCTTGCCAACTCAGGACGAGAGCCCAGGTGAGGTGACATCATCGCAGCTCCTCAGTGCTGTCACCAACAAAGATCTTCCCAGTCTCCTGCTGCTCTTGGCCCACAGCACCAAGGAGCAGCTTAATGTTCCACTGCAGCCTCAGAGCCCCTTACATGCAGCCTGCCAGTTTGGAGATGTGGTCATGACTCAGCTCCTAGTTTGG taTGGTAGTGACGTGAAAGCAAAGAATCCTCAAGGCCAAACAGCTTTAACGCTAGCACAACAGGCTGGGAGCCAAGAGTGTGTGGATATCCTTCGCCAACATGGCTGCCCCAATGAAACCTCACCCACTGCACCTACTGCACCTACTCCGATTCTCTCCCGCAAAAATAGCATCACAAGTCTCGGACGTAACAATTCCAGGAGAAGGGTCACATAA